DNA sequence from the Bradyrhizobium diazoefficiens genome:
ACTGTTCGGCCACCTCGATCTCGCTGCCGTGAAATTCCATCAAGAGCAGCGGCGTCTCCGGCAGCGTCAGCTTCGAATAAGCATTGCAAGCCCTGACTTGCGCGGCATTGAGCAACTCGATGCGCGCCACCGGGATGCCCGTCTGAATAGCGAGGATGACGGCCTGACAGGCCCCGTGCACGGTCTCGAACGACACCGCGCCAGCCGCGATGGTGTCGGGAATGCCGCGCAGGCGAATGGTCAGCTCGGAGATGATGCCGAGCGTGCCTTCGGCGCCGACGAACAGATGCGTCAGGTCGTAGCCGGCGGAGGACTTCTTGGCGCGCGTGCCCGTGGTGATGATCTCGCCGTCGCCGCGCACCACCTTCAGCGCCAGCACGCTGTCGCGCATGGTGCCGTAGCGCACCGCATTGGTGCCGGAGGCGCGCGTCGAGGCCATGCCGCCGAGAGAGGCGTCCGCGCCGGGATCGATCGGAAAGAACAGGCCTTGGTCGCGCAGATGCTCGTTGAGCGCCTTGCGGGTGACACCGGGCTGGATCACGCAGTCGAGATCCTCGGCATGCACTGCAAGCACCTTGTTCATGTCGCGGAGATCGACCGAGATGCCGCCGGCGGGCGCGTTGACCTGGCCCTCTAGCGAGGTGCCGGTGCCGAAGGGAATGACGGGGACGCCGTTTTTCGCGCAGATGCGCACCACGTCCTGGATGTCGGCGATCTCCTGCGCCATCACCACGCCATCCGGCGGCTGGTTGACGATCCATGTCGTGGTGTGGCCGTGCTGCTCGCGGACGGCCTGCGAGGTGATGAGGCGGTTGCCGAAGCGTGCGGCAAGCTGCTCCAACGCGCTCGCAAGGGCTTTCGGCGCTGGCCTGGGCGGATTATTAGTGATGGTCGTACCCACGGACACTCCTCCCGACAGAAGAAACCGTGGCAAAGGACATCTCACCGGTCAAGTCAAGCGACCGGACGCATAGCAGGGAACACACATGCCGGAGACCGCCGCATCAGCGCCCGACGTCCAGCCGTTCCGCTCCTCGATCATGCAGATCGACCCGCAATGGATCGACTACAACGGCCATCTCAATATGGCCTACTACAACGTGATGTTCGACCGGGCGATCGACCAGATGTGGCTGCGGCTCGGGATTGGGCCCACCTACATGAAGGAGCGAGGCGGCTCGACCTTCACCGCAGAATGCCACGTGCGGTATCTGCGCGAGATTCATCTTGGCGATCCCGTGCAGATCTCGGTCTGGCTGCTGGAAGCCGACAACAAGCGGCTGCACACGTTCGAGGAGTTGCGGCACGCTGCCGAGGGGTGGCTGTCGGCGACCTCCGAGAACATGTCGCTGCACATGGACATGAAGGCGCGCCGCGTTGCGCCGTTTCCGCCCGACATCCAGCAGCGCATCGCCGAGGTCACCAAGGCCCACAGCGCCCTGCCGCGGCCCGAGGGCATCGGCCGACGCGTGGCAATGCCCTCGAAGCGGTAAGGCCCGCTAAATCCTGGTGCGGCCGCGGGCGAGGCCCACCACCGCCGAGACCAGGAACAGCACGACCGCGATGAAGAAGATGATCTTGGCGATTTCGACCGAGGCGCCGGCGATGCCGCCGAAACCCAGGATGCCGGCGATCAGTGCGATAACCAGAAACGTCACAACCCAGCCAAGCATGGCAAAACCTCTGTGTTGATCTCTGTCCGCGATCAGCGCCGCTGACCGCGCTCCACTTGCCCAGACAATCTCGACGTGGGAACGAAGGTTCCGACCCGCGGAGCGGGGAAATTCGCGCCGCCCGCAGGAACAAATCGGCCGGCCGCGTACGTGGAAAACACGTTCCGGCCGCCCCATATAGGTACCAATCCCTGTTATGAAGGCTCCCTTCCGCGACGGCGCGGTGCCATCGTGGGCCAATGATTCGCATGACCGAGCCGAGCAAGATCACCTCTCCGAGCGTACCCGACCACCAGCCTGCAGCCGGCGGCATCGCCGCGCGTGCGCGCGCCTCTGTGGGCCCGAAATATCTGTCCGGGCTCAATCCGGAGCAGCGCGAGGCGGTGGAGACGCTGGACGGCCCGGTGCTGGTGCTGGCCGGCGCCGGCACCGGCAAGACCCGCGTGCTGACCACGCGCATCGCCCACATCCTGAGCCAGGGCCGCGCCCGTCCCGCCGAGATCCTGTCGGTGACCTTCACCAACAAGGCCGCGCGCGAGATGAAGCATCGGCTCGGCCAGATGCTCGGCCACGCCGTCGAGGGCATGCCGTGGCTCGGCACCTTCCACTCCATCGGCGGCCGCATCCTGCGCGTTCATGCCGAGCTGGCGCAGTTAAAGTCGAATTTCACCGTGCTCGATGTCGACGACCAGGTGCGGCTTTTGAAGCAGCTGCTGCAGGCCGAGAATATCGACGACAAGCGCTGGCCGGCGCGAATGCTGGCCGGCCTGATCGACGGCTGGAAGAACCGCGGCCTGACGCCGTCGCAGGTGCCGTCAGGCGAAGCCGCCGTCTTCGCCAACGGCAAGGGCGGCAAGCTCTATGCGAGCTATCAGGAGCGGCTGAAGATCCTGAACGCCGCCGATTTCGGCGATCTCTTGCTGGAGAACATCCGCATCTTCCGCGAGCACCCGGATATCCTGCGGCAGTACCAGTTGCGCTTCAAATTCATCCTGGTCGACGAATATCAGGACACCAACGTCGCGCAATATCTGTGGCTGCGGCTGCTGTCGCAGGCGCCTTCTTCCTTCGCCTCTCCCCGCTTGCGGGGAGAGGCCGACGCGCAAAGCGCGGCGGGTAAGGGGGACTCTCCACGAGTCGCGCTCGCGGAGGCAGCCCCTCACCCCGACCCTCTCCCCGTGAAGGACGGGGAGAGGGAGAGGACCAAAAACATCTGCTGCGTCGGCGACGACGACCAGTCGATCTATGGCTGGCGCGGCGCCGAGGTCGACAACATCCTGCGCTTCGACCACGATTTTCCCGGCGCCAAGGTCATCCGCCTCGAGCGCAACTACCGCTCGACCGGCCACATCCTCGCCGCCGCCTCGCACCTGATCGCGCACAACGAAGGCCGACTCGGCAAGACGCTACGCACCGAGGACCAGGACGGCGAGAAGGTCACGGTGACAGGCTCGTGGGATTCCGAAGAGGAAGCCCGCGGCATCGGCGAGGAGATCGAGCAGCTCCAGCGGCAGGGCGAGAAGCTCAACGAGATCGCCATTCTCGTGCGCGCCTCCTACCAGATGCGCGAATTCGAAGACCGTTTCGTCACGCTCGGCCTGCCCTATCGCGTCATCGGCGGCCCGCGCTTTTACGAGCGCGCCGAAATCCGCGATGCGCTGGCTTACTTACGTGTCATCAATTCGCCGGCCGACGACCTCGCCTTCGAGCGCATCGTCAACGTGCCCAAGCGCGGGCTTGGCGATGCCACCGTGCAGATGCTGCACGACCATGCCCGCAAGCGCCGCATTCCGCTGTTCGAGGCGGCGCGCGCGGTGGTCGAGACCGACGAGCTGAAGCCGAAGGCGCGCGGAAGTCTGCGCGACGTCGTCGCCCAGTTCGACCGCTGGCGCGCCCAGCGGGAGGTCACCGCGCACACGGATCTCGCCCAGATCGTGCTCGACGAGAGCGGCTACACCGAGATGTGGCAGAAGGACCGCTCGGCCGACGCCGCGGGCCGGCTGGAGAACCTGAAAGAGCTGGTGCGCTCGATGGAGGAGTTCGAGAACCTGCAGGGTTTTTTGGAGCACATCTCGCTGGTGATGGACCGCGACGGCGGCGCCGAGGACGACGCGGTGTCGCTGATGACGCTGCACTCGGCCAAGGGTCTCGAATTCGACAACGTGTTCCTGCCCGGCTGGGAGGAAGGCCTGTTCCCGAGCCAGCGCACGCTGGACGAGCAGGGCCGCGCCGGTTTGGAAGAAGAGCGCCGGCTCGGCCATGTCGGCCTCACGCGTGCGAGACGGCGCGCGAAAATCTATTTTGCGACCAACCGCCGGATCCACGGCACCTGGTCGACCACAATCCCGTCGCGCTTCCTCGACGAATTGCCGGCGGCCAATGTCGAGATCACGGAATCCAAGGGCGGCTCGGCCTGGGGCGGTACCGGCGGCTACGGCGCCTCGCGCTTCGACGATATGGAGGCTTTCGGGTCGAGTTACACGACGCCGGGCTGGCAGCGCGCCCAGGCGAACCGCAATCGTGGCGGCGGGCGCGGCGGCTTCGAGGAAGAAGCCTCCACATTCTCATCCTCCTCGTCATCCGGCCCCGATTTCGGCAGCTTCTCCTCGCGCCGCCGCGGGCCAATGACGATCGAAGGCGAGCTGGTCGCCAAATCGACCGGCACGATGTCGGAATTCTCGCTCTCCGACCGCGTCTTCCACCAGAAGTTCGGCTACGGCCGCGTCACCAGGATTGACGGCAACAAGCTCACCATCGCCTTCGACAAGGCCGGCGAGAAGAAGGTCGTGGACAGCTTCGTGCAGCGGGCGTGAGGCCCGACATGCCTCAGTACGTTGCCATCATCGAGGATGCCGGCCCGGACGACGCGGTTGGCGTATGGTTTCCGGACCTGCCCGGTTGCATCTCCGGTGGTGACGACATCGACGAGGCCCTGGAGAATGCGCCCGAGGCATTCGAATTCTATGCACAGGAGCTGATCGCGGATGGCCGTCAGCTTCCCCGGCCGAGGACGCTGGACGAGCTCAAGGCCGATCCGGAATTTACCGACGACCTCCGGAACCATACGGCTGTCCTGATCGAATGGCCGCCCCTCGCCGACGCGACGGACTGAGGATTGTTGGCCGCACTCGTCGGGCCGTCGACGGTTCTGGCCCTAGCGCCCCTTGACCGCCGCGAACTTCCCCGTATCAGATAAACCCATGGTCCGGGGTTCCATCACACTGATCGTGCTTGCATTGGGAATGCCGTCGCTCAGCGCGGCGGAGACCATGAGCTTTGGCGATTCGCTCGGGCTCCTGGCCAAGAGTTGCGGGGCCGAAATCGTCGCCAATTGCCGCGGCGTCAATCCGGACTCCACCCGTCTGAAGGAGTGCCTGTCCCGCAACCGCGACGTGCTCTCCCAGCAGTGCGCGAGCGATTATCTTGCGGCGTTCGACGCCATCCAGAAGCGGATCGCCGCCCGTGTCACGGTCGCGAACGCCTGCCAGCGCGAGATCGTCAAGGTCTGCGGCGGCTCGACTAAGGAGACCAGCAAGTCGATCCCCTGCCTGATCTCGACCCCCAAGGGCATCAGCAACAACTGCCTGAAGGCTGTCGACGACGCGGGGTATCGCTGATGCGCGCAATCGGGCACGTCACCGCCGCGATCGGTATTGCATTGGGGTTGGCTTTGCTCGCCAGCGTGGCGGGCGCGCAGACGGCGCCGACCCGTGACGATATCGTCGGCAAGCTCAACCATTTCGAGGAGGCCGCCGAGGTCGACGTCCCCGCGCTGAAGCAGCAGGTGATGGAGCGCGCCAGGGCCAGGATCAAGAACGATCCGGGTCCGGTGAACCGGCCGCTGATCGCGCCTGATCTCGCCAAGCTGCCGGCCTTCAACGCCCAGATCCAGTTCGACGCCGACACGCCGATCATCCAGCCGGAGTCTTACCAGACCGTCGGCCGGATCGCCGACGCACTGCTTCACGCTTCGCTGCTGCCCTACACGTTCCTGATCGTCGGCCACGTCGAATCCAATTCGAAAACGCGGGAGGCCAACGCCATCCTGAGCCAGCGCCGGGCGGACGCGATCCGCGATGTGCTGGTGAATACGTTCAAGATTTCGACCAAGCGGCTCCAGCCGATCGGCCTCGGCGAGGAGCAGTTCCTCGACCGCGCCAAGCCGACCTCGGCAGTCAATGGCCAGTTGCAGATCCTGACCTTTGCCAAAGTGCCCGAGGATGCACCGGCGCGCCCCGCAGCAGCGCCCGCACCTGCGGCGAAAAAGCCCGCCAGGAAGCATTGAGCGCCCGGCCTTCGCGCCCGGCGGAACCCGTTGAAGTTTTGTCTATTTTGTGACCTGTCTCACAGCGCGACAACACGGTCCTGCGCGACAATAGCGGCGGTTTGTGCACTGCCCTATCAGGTGCTATAGGCTGTTTTCGCCCTTCCCGCCCCCGTGCCGCACGAGACCGAGATGGCTGGCTATTTTCAACGCCAACTAGCCGATTATGTCGAATACCATCGCGATCCCTGGAATTGCGCGATGCATGTGGTCGGCATTCTCCTGCTCTTCACCGGCGCAACGCTGCCGCTGACGCGGCTCGCTTTTCCGATGTTCGGGGTCGAGGTGAGCCTAGCGGTGATTTTGGCGCTGCCCGTCCTGGTATACTGGCTGATGCTGGACGCCGGAGTCGGGCTCGGCATCCTCGTGTGCATGATTGTGCTGCTTTCGGTTGCAACCGCGATCGGCAATCAGGTCTCGACCGCCATGATGTGGTCGATTTTTGCGGTGCTGATCGTGCTCGGCGTCGCATCGCAGATCGTCGGCCACAGGGTGTTCGAGGAGCGGCAGCCGTCGATGGTCGACCACCCCACGCATTTCCTGCTTGGACCGATGTTTGTCATGGCAAAATTATTCATTGCACTGGGTTTTCGTCGCGACCTTGCCGCGATTCTCGCGCCTCTTCCGACCAATTCCCTTTCAACCCGATAGCTTTCTCGAAGCGGAACAGCAAAACCTCTTCATGACTCCAGTACTGGTTACCGGTGGCAGCGGTTTCATCGGACAGCATCTTGTCGAAGCGCTCCGCGCCCGTGGGCAGCGGGTACGCGTGTTCGACGTCCGGCCCCCGGCCACGGCGAACGCCGACGTCGAGTATGTGCGCGGCTCGGTGCTGGACAGTGCCACGGTCGATGCTGCGCTTTCGGGTATAGATCAGGTCTATCACCTCGCCGGCCTGCCCGGGATGTGGGTCGCCAACAAGCAGGATTTTCACGACGTCAATTTCCGCGGCACCGAGGTCGTGCTTGGGGCTGCGATGAAGCGTGGTGTGTCGCGCTTCCTGCACTGCTCGACGGAATCGATCCTGTTCCCCTACGCCAACCTCAACGGTGTCGCCGCCGAGGAGGCGCTGCAGCCGGCCGACGCGATGCCCGGCGCCTATACGCGATCGAAATCGCTCGCCGAGCATCACGCCGCCAAGGCCGCGGCCGCGGGCTTCCCGCTCGTCATCGGCACGCCGACCATGCCGATCGGTGCGGCCGACCACAATCTGACGCCGCCAACTGCGATGCTGTGGTACTTCCTGCAGAAGAAGGTGCAGCCGCATCTCGACTTCCTGGTCAACCTGGTCGACGTTCGTGACGTCGCCATGGGCCTGGTGCTGACGATGGAGCGCGGCCGCATCGGACAGCGCTATATCCTGGGCGGCGATTGCGTCAGGCTCGGCCAGATCCTGCGGATGATGTCGGCGATGAGCGGCCGGCGGCAGTTTCCGATCGTCGTTCCCGGCAAGATTGCCGAGCTCTCCGCCATCATGCTCGAATCGATCTCCAATCACATCACGCGCCGTCCGCCGAACGGCACCGCCGAGGGCGTGCGCATCGCGCTCGCCGCGAGCGACCTCTCGATCAGCAAGGCGCGCACCGAGCTCGGCTATGCCCCGCGCCCGATCGAGCCGGTGCTGCGCGAAACCATCACCCATCTGCTCGCCCGCGGCGGTCAGCAGTCCTCCGGCACCATCGAGCATCACGCGCTCTCGTCGCGCGCGAGCTGATCTCTCCGCCCAACCAAAGAACCTTTCCGCATGTCCTTCGATTTCAGCAAGCTTCTCTCCGTCGCCTGGGGCGGCTGGACCACCACCTGGCCGACACAACTGCTCGCCCTGATCTGGCTCGCCTGGCTTGCCAGCTGGGTCGGCGCCTCGTTCTGGCAAGGCCGCACCCAGAAGCAGGTGATGACGCTGGAGTCCGGCCGTTATCGCATCCCGATCCTGGTCGGCGGGATCCTGTTCACGCCGTGGACCGCCGAGATCCTTGGCGAGAAGCCGCTCTGGGTATTCAGCAATACGGCTGTCTATGGCGCCGCGCTGATCGTGCTCGCCGGCATCTCGTTCACCTGGTGGGGCCGGCTGCATCTCGGAAAGTTCTGGTCCAACACGATCACGCACAAGGAAGACCACCGCGTCGTCGACACCGGCCCGTACGGCATCGTGCGTCATCCGATCTACACCGGGCTGATCGCTGGCATGCTGGTGACCGGCATCGCCGTCGGCACCGTCACGGCGATGCTCGGCGCCATCCTGATCTCGCTCGGCATGTGGCAGAAGGGCCGGATGGAAGAGGTGTTCTTGTCGAAAGAGCTCGGCGAGGACGCCTACGGCGCCTATTGCCGCCGCGTGCCGATGATCGTTCCGTTCCTGTCGCCGCGATGAGGAAGTAGCAGTTCGCCTTCCCCTCGTGTCCCGGACGCGCTGCAGCGTGCAACGCTGCTGCGCAGAGCCGGGACCCAGACAGCGACGCAGTGCATGGGCAGTGAGATGGGCTCCGGCTGTGCAGCGCACCGCGAAGACGCGCTGCGCTGCGTCCGGGGCACGAGCGCGCGATCCGACGCACTAAGGAACCGCCCCTCGGCTGGCCCGTTAGCCCTGCGATATCTGCAACGACCGCAGAGCATTGAGCCATGTCCGACGCCTACGATTATTTTCGCGCGCACGCGGTTGCCGCCGTCCGCAAGGCGCGGGCGCTGCCGCCCGGGCGGCCCAAGCTGAAACAGCGCACGGTCGCGCGCGTCTATCACCTGCTGTCCAAGGAAGCCGCGCTCACCCCGAACGTCCATCACATCGATGATTTTCGCGCCGCGCGACGGCTGGAGCGGCAGGTCCGGCATTGATCCCCGTCCCTATGCAAATTCGATCAGCAGCCATTCCGCGGGAATAGACGTCGAGCGAGTTCCGGCCCGGTTGACCTTTTGAGCGCGACCCAGTTGGATGCGCGCGCAACGAGGCACGACGACATTCATCGTGGATCCGGAGAGATCGACGATCAGGCCTGAGCCCGCACGGGGTTTCGGGCGATCCGGCGTTCGACGGTGCCGCAAGTTCGACAGGGGCTTCTCATGACTTTTTCCAGCATCTTTGCGCAGTTCGTTGCATTGCTCGGCGGGATTGCGCTGCAATGGCGAAAACTGTCTGGCACCGAGCCGGCGCCCGCCTGGGGCCAGGCGCCGGCCATTCCCGAGGCGAAGCCGCAAGGCGCCATCCCGACCTTGAAGATGCCAAGCGCGCGCGGCTGGAGCGAAGGCCAGAAGCCGACGGTCGCGCCCGGGCTCAAGGCCAACGCGTTTGCGACCGGTCTCGATCATCCGCGCTGGATCGAGGTGCTGCCCAATGGCGACGTGCTGATTGCGGAGGCAACGCAGATCGCAGGACCCCCGCGCAGCGTGTTCCACTATGCGATGCAGGCGACGATGCGGCGCGCCGCGGCGCTCGGCGTGTCCGCCAACCGCATCACGCTCCTGCGCGACAAGGACGGCGACGGCGTTGCCGAACATCGCGGCGCCTTCATGGAGAATCTCAACCAGCCATTCGGCATGGCACTGGTCGGCGACACCTTCTATGTCGGCAATACTGACGGCGTGATGGCCTTCCCCTATGTCGCGGGCGCAGACAACATCACCGCGCCGGGCAAGCGGCTCACCCATTTCAAGCCGAGCGGCCACTGGACGCGCAGCCTGCTCGCAAGCCCCGACGGCAAGAAGCTCTATGCCGGCGTCGGCTCGCTCAGCAACATCGCCGAAATGGGCATGGAGGTCGAGCAAGGCCGCGCCGCGGTCTACGAGCTCGATCTCGTTGCCGGCACGCATCGCATTTTTGCCGCGGGCCTCCGCAATCCTGTCGGTCTGGCCTGGGAGCCGACGACGGGCGTGCTCTGGACCGTCGTCAACGAGCGCGACGGGCTCGGCGACGAGACGCCGCCAGACTATCTGACCTCGGTGCGCGATGGCGGCTTCTATGGCTGGCCCTATTGCTATTGGGGCAAGACCGTTGACGACCGCGTGCCGCAGGATCCGGCGATGGTCGCCAAGGCGCTGACGCCGGACTACGCGCTCGGGGGCCACACCGCTTCACTCGGCCTGTGCTGGATGCCCACAGGCACGCTGCCCGGTTTCCCCGACGGCATGGTGATCGGCCAGCACGGCTCGTGGAATCGCAGCACGCTGTCCGGCTACAAGCTGGTGTTCGTCCCGTTCGAGCACGGAAAACCGTCCGGCCCCGGTCGCGACATCCTGTCGGGCTTCCTGTCGCCCGACGAAAAGGAATCCTACGGCCGTCCGGTCGGCGTCGTGATCGGCCCCGACAAGAAATCGCTGCTGATGGCCGACGACGTCGGCAACGTGATCTGGCGCGTGACGGGCGCGTAAGGGGTTAGGTGCCCACACACAACGTGGCGCGCTGCTTGCGCAGCAGCGCGATCACGGACAATGCGGTGATCATCCCGGTCTTGGGGTTTTCGGACGGGATGTTCTCGATGGCCATCGAGAACCGCGCCGAATCCGCTTCGACCTCGATGCGATGAACATTGCGCGTCACGGTGGGGTCGGCCCAGACCTGCATCTGGGTGCGATCGGGGCCGATGCCCGCCAGCGACAGCGCAACGGCGACATTGACGTTGGCGGGAAAGCCCTTCGCCGCTTCACGCGCGCTGCCCTCGAACAGCTTGAGCGGCTCGCGCAGATTGTCGATGTTGATGTTGTTCTCGACGACGAACGGTGCGCCCTTCAGCCCGTCGATCGGCTTGCGCGTGACCATCTTCACCGAATGAATGGTGCCGAGCGCGGCGGCGTTGACCGCATCGAGCCCGATCAGCGCGCCGGTCGGCACGAGGATGCGACCGCCCTTGGTACGGGCGAGATCGACCAGATCATAATTGTCGAGCAGCGCGCCGACGCTGACGACGACCGCGGACCTGCCGCGCTTCAACGCGGGCTCGACGATCGCCCGCAACTGGCTGCTCGGCGCACACTCGACCACGATGTCGGCGGCGTCGCCGAGCTGGTCGATTGGCAATACGGATGGCGGATGAAGGAGGCTGCCGAGAAACGCCTGATGCTTTGCTGGATCACGCACCGCGACGGCCGACAGCGTCAGTCCCTCGATACCCTGATCGAGCGCGGTGGCGATCTTGGTGCCGATTGATCCCAATCCCGCGACGGCCACCCGCAAATCGCTCGAAGCCATATGTTCGATCATCGCATCCCACTTTCTGGCCAAATTGATGTCATAGCGCATCGTTTTCTGTATAAGCCAGTGCGAATTGAGCTCGCCTTGCCGACCCCCGCCAAGACCGCTGCGGCCTGCGCCGTCATCCGCCGCCGCACTCCCACCGATACGGAGCTTTCTCATGCGCACTCATTCGATCGCAGCCATTCCCGCCGACGGCATCGGCCCCGAGGTGATCTCGGCTGGCGTCCGCGTGCTGCAGGCGCTGGCAAAACGCAGCGGCGATCTCGCCTTCAACGTCAGGACATTCGACTGGGGCTCTGACTATTACAAGAAGCACGGAGTGATGATGCCGGCCGGCGGCCTCACTGAACTGAAGAAATTCGACGCGATCTATTTCGGTGCGGTCGGCGCGCCTGATGTGCCCGACCACATCACGCTGTGGGGCCTACGCCTGCCGATCTGCCAGGGCTTTGACCAATACGCCAATGTGCGGCCGACCAAGATCCTGCCAGGCGTCGCCTCGCCGTTGCGCAATGTCGGCGTCGGCGATCTCGACTGGGTGATCGTGCGCGAGAATTCGGAAGGCGAATATGCCGGCATGGGCGGCCGCGCGCATAGGGGCCTGCCGGAAGAGGTTGGCACGGAAGTGGCGGTCTTCACTCGTGTCGGCGTCACCCGCATCATGCGCTATGCGTTCCAGCTCGCGGAGTCGCGCCCGCGCAAATTGCTGACCGTGGTGACGAAGTCGAACGCGCAGCGCCATGGCATGGTGATGTGGGACGAGATCGCCGCCGAGGTCGCGGGCGAATTCCCTGACGTGACCTGGGACAAGATGTTGGTCGACGCCATGACGGTGCGCATGACTCTGCATCCGAAGAGCCTCGACACCATCGTTGCGACCA
Encoded proteins:
- a CDS encoding tartrate dehydrogenase; protein product: MRTHSIAAIPADGIGPEVISAGVRVLQALAKRSGDLAFNVRTFDWGSDYYKKHGVMMPAGGLTELKKFDAIYFGAVGAPDVPDHITLWGLRLPICQGFDQYANVRPTKILPGVASPLRNVGVGDLDWVIVRENSEGEYAGMGGRAHRGLPEEVGTEVAVFTRVGVTRIMRYAFQLAESRPRKLLTVVTKSNAQRHGMVMWDEIAAEVAGEFPDVTWDKMLVDAMTVRMTLHPKSLDTIVATNLHADILSDLAGALAGSLGVAPTGNIDPQRRFPSMFEPIHGSAFDIAGKGIANPVATFWTGAQMLEHLGEKDAAVRLMKAVEQVCAAGVLTPDVGGKATTKEVTDAVIDAIHGSNV
- a CDS encoding aspartate dehydrogenase; protein product: MIEHMASSDLRVAVAGLGSIGTKIATALDQGIEGLTLSAVAVRDPAKHQAFLGSLLHPPSVLPIDQLGDAADIVVECAPSSQLRAIVEPALKRGRSAVVVSVGALLDNYDLVDLARTKGGRILVPTGALIGLDAVNAAALGTIHSVKMVTRKPIDGLKGAPFVVENNINIDNLREPLKLFEGSAREAAKGFPANVNVAVALSLAGIGPDRTQMQVWADPTVTRNVHRIEVEADSARFSMAIENIPSENPKTGMITALSVIALLRKQRATLCVGT